From one Lycium barbarum isolate Lr01 chromosome 6, ASM1917538v2, whole genome shotgun sequence genomic stretch:
- the LOC132600292 gene encoding uncharacterized protein LOC132600292 has product MRNATSKFIAEYITDLVCHTLQEIIPKFVIEEIRSRYGLHIGYHKAWLSLQHAYNVIRGSPENNYTLIPQYLYMMKLRNPGTVANIKWTPDNKFKYAFFAYGVSIEGWKHCRPVMIVDATFLKSKYRGVLTIAIAKDGNNSIFPLTFGIADSKNNESYRWFFRRVKKVFGTRKDLSILSDRHASIATAIKDLYPDTHHGICIYHMEKNLQKYFPSEAILSLFYNAATTYKQEEFRTYMSQIQQIDPKATEYIEEEPPKRWARSFHTNRRYNMLTTNNVETMNFVLRKAREFPIMACIDYIQNKL; this is encoded by the coding sequence ATGAGGAATGCAACTTCAAAATTCATAGCGGAATACATTACAGACCTAGTATGTCATACACTACAAGAGATAATACCTAAATTTGTGATTGAAGAAATAAGAAGCAGATATGGCTTGCATATTGGTTACCACAAAGCATGGCTTTCCCTCCAACACGCTTATAATGTCATAAGAGGAAGCCCAGAAAATAACTACACACTTATACCGCAATATCTTTACATGATGAAATTAAGAAATCCTGGAACAGTTGCTAACATCAAATGGACCCCTGACAATAAGTTTAAGTATGCTTTTTTTGCTTATGGAGTATCAATTGAGGGTTGGAAACACTGCAGACCAGTAATGATTGTGGATGCAACCTTCTTGAAATCAAAATACCGCGGTGTGCTCACGATAGCAATAGCAAAGGATGGCAACAATAGCATATTTCCTCTCACATTTGGTATTGCAGACTCTAAGAATAATGAATCTTACAGGTGGTTCTTCAGACGTGTGAAAAAGGTGTTTGGCACGCGCAAAGACCTATCAATTCTTTCCGATCGCCACGCGTCAATTGCAACTGCAATCAAAGATCTGTATCCAGATACCCATCATGGAATATGCATCTACCACATGGAGAAGAACTTGCAGAAATATTTCCCATCCGAAGCGATCCTATCACTGTTCTACAATGCAGCAACTACCTACAAACAGGAAGAGTTTCGTACCTATATGTCACAGATACAGCAAATCGACCCAAAAGCTACAGAATACATAGAAGAAGAACCACCAAAAAGATGGGCACGTTCATTCCACACCAACAGGCGTTacaacatgctcacaacaaacaacgTCGAGACAATGAATTTTGTATTGAGGAAAGCAAGGGAGTTTccaataatggcatgtattgattACATCCAAAACAAGCTGTAA
- the LOC132599450 gene encoding uncharacterized protein LOC132599450, whose product MILHLQIIVAEIGESYVWVFEEHPLMADGTTPNRVTRASADKMAAERRSKNIHDPRRVQNPPIAKSSKKIDSATVTKRRKTTDIVPGSKGKQVVEAEAEEEQLPAKKQVFL is encoded by the exons ATGATTCTTCATCTTCAAATCATTGTTGCGGAAATTGGGGAAAGTTATGTTTGG GTTTTTGAAGAACATCCATTAATGGCAGACGGAACAACACCTAATAGGGTTACTCGAG CCTCTGCCGATAAAATGGCTGCTGAAAGGCGTTCCAAGAATATTCATGATCCTCGAAGAGTTCAAAATCCCCCAATTGCAAAATCTTCAAAGAAAATAGATTCGGCTACAGTCACGAAGAGGAGAAAAACTACTGATATTGTTCCGGGAAGCAAGGGGAAACAAGTCGTAGAGGCTGAAGCGGAAGAAGAGCAATTACCTGCGAAGAAACAGGTATTTCTTTGA